The following nucleotide sequence is from Nitrospirota bacterium.
TGCCGGTGTGATAATAAATTATTCGGGAAAGATAAAAAAAGATATTTCCGTGAGGACTAACCCTGAAGTGATAGAGGGGCTTGGCAGGGTCCCGGTCTTGGGTATTTTGCATTCCGGAAAAGTATTTGCACAAATTGCGAAAAATATTTTGTCCTGTCTTCAGTAATTCAGAGGCATTAAATTAACCGGGACCCTGTCCCCGCGTTATTCCACAACCAGCTTGCCTATCATACCACCCCATGAATAATGGAATCCCTTTTCAATGTAACAGCCAAATTCAAACTCGCCTGATTTGGATGCGTAAAATTCCCCGGCAACCTTCTTGCCTTTGGGAACTTCAAAGCGCAGGCCGTAACCGTTGAGCCTGAAATTATAATCCCAGTCAACGCTCTCCACTTCCAATATCACGTGGGAATCCTTCTTCACCTTGATGACATTCGGCTCCCAGTTGCAGTTTTCACCTTTCAATTGGACTTTCATGACAGGCGCGCTGGCAGGCATTCCCTCCAGGGCTGTCATTTTCTGCTTGGCGGCGCATCCGACAATAAAGATCATAAAAACAAGAAGACATAACTTTCTCACTTTGCTCCTCCTTTCATTAAAATAATTTTGTGCGTATTTCTTATCTTCTGATTATCATATAAGGCAATGCGTGTCCACTTTAAAAATTTTATAAAACTATAAAACACAAGGCTTGAAATTCCCTTCTTTGACTTACACTTTTCAAATCAGTTAACTTTATATTCATGCGCCACCCGGAATGGATAAAGGTAAAATTAACAGAGACACACGGTACAAAAAAGATACTCAGAGATCATAAGGTCTCTACCGTCTGTGAAGAAGCCCGGTGCCCCAACCAGGGAAAGTGTTTTTCTAAGAACACCGCGACCTTTATGGTCTTAGGCGACAGGTGCACGAGGAACTGCTCCTTCTGCGCTGTTGAATCCTCAAGCCCTTTGCCGCTTGACCCCGGTGAGCCTGAAAGGGTCGCGGATGCCGCGTCAGCGCTGGGCCTGAAATTCGTCGTCATCACCTCTGTGACGAGAGACGATCTGCCGGACGGCGGGGCCGGGCAGTTTGCAAGAACGATACAGGCGATACGGAAGAAAAACCCGGCAATTAAAATAGAAGTGCTGACTCCTGATTTCAGGGGAAATGTTGAGGCGTTAAAAACAGTCCTTGACGCACAGCCCGATGTATTCAATCATAATGTCGAAACAGTTCCGCGCTTGTATTCAACGGTCAGGCCTCAGGCCGGTTATCTTCTTTCGATAAACGTACTGAAAACTGCAAAGCAATTGTGTCCCGGTATGAAAACCAAATCAGGACTTATGCTCGGCCTTGGAGAGAATGAATCAGAGGTGCTGTCTGTCATGAGAGATTTGAGGGACGCAGGCTGTGACTTTCTGACAATCGGCCAATACCTGAGGCCGGGGAGAAACAATATCCCCGTTGTTGAATACATAAGACCTGAGATGTTTGAACAATACAGGATAAAGGGACTTGAAATGGGTTTTACCGCCGTCGCTTCATCGCCGCTGACGAGAAGCTCAATGGACGCGCATAAAATATATTATAATAATCCTTAGATTTCGCATCTGTGTCATCTGCGTAATCTGCGGATATTTTTTTAAGGAGATCGTATGCTTGAGTTTAAGAGAATAAAACGCCTTCCGCCTTATGTCTTTGCGATTGTAAACCAGCTAAAGATGGAGGCGCGGAGGAAGGGTGAGGACATCATCGACCTCGGCATGGGAAATCCCGATATGCCGACACCTCAGCACATTGTAGAAAAACTTGTAGAGGCGGCCCAGAACCCGAAGAACCACAGGTACTCCGCATCAAAAGGTATCACCCAGTTGAGGCTTGCAATATGCGAGTGGTACAAGAGGCGATTTGACGTTGATCTCGACCACGAGACCGAGGCGGTAGTGACAATCGGCTCAAAGGAAGGGTTGTCTCATCTCGCATACGCGATGATCGAGCCCGGCGACCTTATATTGACTCCGGCCCCAGCGTACCCAATTCATCCCTACAGTTTCATCCTTGCCGGAGGCGACGTCAGGAGCATCCCGATCGGAAAAGACACGGATTTTTTTAAAAGCATGGAAGACGCCTTCAGGACAGCATGGCCGAGGCCGAAGGCGCTGCTGATAAACTTTCCCCATAATCCGACAACCGCCTGCACTGATATTGAATTCTTTCAGAGGGTGGTTGATTTTGCGAAGGAGAACAACATTATCGTTATCCATGATTTTGCTTATGCCGATCTTGCTTTCGATGGTTACAAACCGCCGAGCTTTCTCCAGGCAAAAGGCGCGAAAGATGTGGGTGTGGAATTCTTCTCGCTCACGAAAAGTTATTCAATGGCGGGCTGGAGGGTCGGCTTTTGCGTGGGCAATAAGGAAAT
It contains:
- the lipA gene encoding lipoyl synthase; this translates as MRHPEWIKVKLTETHGTKKILRDHKVSTVCEEARCPNQGKCFSKNTATFMVLGDRCTRNCSFCAVESSSPLPLDPGEPERVADAASALGLKFVVITSVTRDDLPDGGAGQFARTIQAIRKKNPAIKIEVLTPDFRGNVEALKTVLDAQPDVFNHNVETVPRLYSTVRPQAGYLLSINVLKTAKQLCPGMKTKSGLMLGLGENESEVLSVMRDLRDAGCDFLTIGQYLRPGRNNIPVVEYIRPEMFEQYRIKGLEMGFTAVASSPLTRSSMDAHKIYYNNP
- a CDS encoding aminotransferase class I/II-fold pyridoxal phosphate-dependent enzyme, producing MLEFKRIKRLPPYVFAIVNQLKMEARRKGEDIIDLGMGNPDMPTPQHIVEKLVEAAQNPKNHRYSASKGITQLRLAICEWYKRRFDVDLDHETEAVVTIGSKEGLSHLAYAMIEPGDLILTPAPAYPIHPYSFILAGGDVRSIPIGKDTDFFKSMEDAFRTAWPRPKALLINFPHNPTTACTDIEFFQRVVDFAKENNIIVIHDFAYADLAFDGYKPPSFLQAKGAKDVGVEFFSLTKSYSMAGWRVGFCVGNKEIVGALTKIKSYLDYGMFQPIQIASIIALRGPQDCVGQIAKTYESRRNVLIQGLNSAGWIVEPPKATMFVWADIPEPFRKMDSLEFSKHLIKEAGVAVSPGIGFGPAGEGFVRFALVENEHRIKQAARGIKKALNKL